Proteins encoded within one genomic window of Candidatus Effluviviaceae Genus V sp.:
- a CDS encoding KamA family radical SAM protein codes for MHPRRPSLSTTPREVIAQNVTRRILRGTIRELDELAATGRLSRTEVDALRAVTERHPMRVTPYYLSLIDWSDPDDPIRRMAIPSPSERSLLGSYDTSGERENTKLTGLQHKYASTALVLVTNRCAVYCRHCFRKRLVGLPTEEILRRFDDAAEYIEQHPEITNVLLSGGDPLVLSTDAIGRLLNRLDPIEHLDFIRIGTRIPVVHPGRITEDAGLRGLLRQYSRPDRRLYAVTQFNHPRELTDEAAEAVDALMRAGVVVSNQAVLLKGVNDDPETLAELLRGLVRFGVAPYYVFQCRPVRGVQSSFQVTLKRGYRVVEDARERLDGHAKRFRYVMSHRTGKIEVVGIMGSDIYMRYHQAKNRDDHGRLFKRSLVPGAGWLDDLEPRDRPELDRGVPVAHRTMSDDAPGLA; via the coding sequence ATGCATCCGAGGCGACCGTCATTGAGTACCACCCCACGGGAGGTGATCGCGCAGAACGTGACAAGGAGAATCCTGAGAGGAACCATCCGTGAACTGGACGAGCTCGCGGCGACAGGCCGTCTGTCGAGAACGGAGGTGGACGCGCTCCGCGCGGTGACCGAACGGCACCCGATGCGCGTGACGCCGTACTACCTCTCCCTCATCGACTGGTCCGACCCTGACGATCCCATCCGCAGGATGGCGATCCCGTCGCCGAGCGAGCGTTCGCTCCTCGGCTCGTACGACACGAGCGGGGAGCGAGAGAACACCAAGCTCACCGGGCTTCAGCACAAGTACGCGAGCACCGCGCTGGTGCTCGTCACGAACCGGTGCGCCGTCTACTGCCGGCACTGCTTCAGGAAGCGCCTGGTCGGCCTGCCGACCGAGGAGATCCTCCGCCGGTTCGACGACGCTGCCGAGTACATCGAGCAGCATCCCGAGATCACGAATGTCCTCCTGAGCGGAGGCGACCCTCTGGTGCTCTCGACCGACGCGATCGGCCGACTGCTCAACCGTCTCGACCCCATCGAGCACCTGGACTTCATCCGGATCGGCACGCGCATCCCGGTCGTCCATCCGGGGCGCATCACGGAGGATGCCGGTCTCCGTGGGCTGCTGCGGCAGTATTCAAGACCCGACCGGCGGCTCTACGCCGTCACGCAGTTCAACCACCCGCGCGAGCTCACCGATGAAGCCGCCGAAGCGGTCGACGCACTCATGCGCGCGGGCGTCGTCGTCAGCAACCAGGCCGTGCTCCTGAAGGGCGTCAACGATGACCCGGAGACGCTGGCCGAGCTCCTGAGAGGGCTCGTCCGTTTCGGCGTGGCGCCGTACTACGTCTTCCAGTGCCGACCGGTCCGCGGCGTGCAGTCCAGCTTTCAGGTCACACTGAAGCGCGGCTACCGCGTCGTCGAGGACGCGCGAGAACGGCTCGACGGCCACGCGAAGCGGTTCCGCTACGTGATGTCCCACCGCACGGGGAAGATCGAAGTCGTCGGCATCATGGGGAGCGACATCTACATGCGATACCATCAGGCGAAGAACCGGGACGACCACGGCAGGCTCTTCAAGCGGTCGCTCGTCCCGGGCGCCGGCTGGCTGGACGATCTGGAACCGAGAGACCGTCCGGAGCTCGACCGAGGTGTGCCCGTGGCGCACCGGACGATGAGCGACGATGCGCCCGGACTTGCGTAG